The bacterium genomic sequence TCATCCAGGATCTCATCCACGGAGCCTTGCTTGAGCCCACCCAAGAAAGCCGAAAGAACGGCCATCTCAGCTTCTCGCCGCATCAATCGTTCCCGGATGTTCGCATTGAGATTCACTTGCCGATTGAGTTGCTGTCCAAGCCGTTGCGCGTAGCTCTCTCTCAGTTCGGACGTGAGGGCGGTCGCTGGCGGTGGTGTCATGCTCAGGGCGGCGGTCACGGCATTAATAATCGACTCGTACCCTGGTGACATCACCACCAACTCACTGGCTCCCACTTCACGCGCGAATTGACGGTCGGTGTCGTCGCCTAACGCTAAGGAGAAGAGCACCACCGGGACAGCGGCGAGCACAGGATCCTTTCGTATCGTCAGACAGAATTGAAAGCCGTCCATCTGCTGCAGCAAGATGTCGGCCAGGATCAGATCGGGCGGAGACTCACGGGCGTAGGCGAGCGCTTGGGTCACATCCGAGCAGTGTGCAACGGCGAACCCCGCGCGCACCAACCGGCCTTTGATCAGGTTGAGGATGATCGGATCCTGATCTACGACAAGGAGTCGTTGCCCCACTCCAACCCGTTCGTGGCTGTCCTTCGTCGGCAGGTAGGTTTCGATGGTCTCGAGGAGGAGCGCTGGCACGATCGGTTTGAAAAGGTAATCGGTGAACCCGACCTCGATGCTCCGCGCCTCTTCGAGCCTTGTCATGACCCCCGAATAGGCGATGACTGGCATCTCTGCGCCGCCTGGGAGGGTTCGAAGCTTCTGAATAACCTCAAATCCGTCGATGTCCGGAAGGGCCAGATCTAGAATGACGAGGTCGGGGTGATGTGCCATCTGCTTGAGAGCGGAGCGTCCGTCCCGAGCTTGAAGCACGGCGTACCCGGCCTTCTCCAACGCCACCCGGACGATTTTCAGACCATTGGGGTGGTCTTCAGCGACCAATACAGTATATGGTTTCTGATCGACAGACGGTTCGGGCGATGTACTTGAATACTGTCGCTCCAAGGCGAGGTCACCTCCCACGAGTTTCCGAGGACCAGTGAAAAATGTTTCGACTGGTCTACCTGTGGTCG encodes the following:
- a CDS encoding response regulator, with translation MERQYSSTSPEPSVDQKPYTVLVAEDHPNGLKIVRVALEKAGYAVLQARDGRSALKQMAHHPDLVILDLALPDIDGFEVIQKLRTLPGGAEMPVIAYSGVMTRLEEARSIEVGFTDYLFKPIVPALLLETIETYLPTKDSHERVGVGQRLLVVDQDPIILNLIKGRLVRAGFAVAHCSDVTQALAYARESPPDLILADILLQQMDGFQFCLTIRKDPVLAAVPVVLFSLALGDDTDRQFAREVGASELVVMSPGYESIINAVTAALSMTPPPATALTSELRESYAQRLGQQLNRQVNLNANIRERLMRREAEMAVLSAFLGGLKQGSVDEILDEILDRILHTVGVSKGIIYLLGSDGALLPRAHCGFPYSAEQAIGDFFGHAEVLHRLIQEQTPALIFSFTMPEEVIRPSERSDQTALIAPILNDTACLGALAMTSGTRVFTDEMLPFARTVGARLGQTLGMIKALAASIRSS